AAaacaagaaaggaaaatgtGAAAACTCACCAGGCTTGATAACCTCTCCAGGGACAATAGTAACGTGCAAGGCATGCTCGTCAAGGTGCTCAATGGCAAAGTCACCACCAGCCAAAGCAGTAAGGAGGTCAATCTTGGCGTTGTAGAATAAGTCGTCACCCTTCCTCTCGAATCGAGGGTGAGGTTTCTCCTCGATAACGATGATTACATCACCAGGGATGGTACCAGGTTGTTGGTCGGATTCGCCAGCGAACTTGATTTGCTGACCACCCTTCATACCCTTGTCAATGTGAACCTCGAgcaccttcctctcctgaGTGGTCTTCTTGCCGCTACAGGTCTTACATCTGTCCTTGGggttcatcatctcacCAGTACCCTCACACTCGGTACAAGGTTGCTGGATTTGCTGCATCATAGGGCCGAGCTGACGGAGCATGACCTTGACACCTCGACCTTGACAACCGGTACAAGTCTGAACGGCGCCCTGCTTGCCACCTCGACCGTCACAGGTCTTACAGATGACTGACTTGGAAAGAGCGAGCTTTTGGACCTTGCCTTTGTAGAGGTCTTCGAGGGAAACGGAAATTCGGTGAACGAGATCTCGGCCACGTCGAGGACCACTGCTTCGTCCGCC
This DNA window, taken from Cryptococcus deuterogattii R265 chromosome 3, complete sequence, encodes the following:
- a CDS encoding chaperone regulator, coding for MVKETKYYDLLGVKPDADSNDIKKAYRKSALKHHPDKGGDPELFKEMTHAYEVLSDDQQRSLYDQLGEAGLKEGGMGGGVDPQDLFSQLFGGGGGFFGGGGGGRSSGPRRGRDLVHRISVSLEDLYKGKVQKLALSKSVICKTCDGRGGKQGAVQTCTGCQGRGVKVMLRQLGPMMQQIQQPCTECEGTGEMMNPKDRCKTCSGKKTTQERKVLEVHIDKGMKGGQQIKFAGESDQQPGTIPGDVIIVIEEKPHPRFERKGDDLFYNAKIDLLTALAGGDFAIEHLDEHALHVTIVPGEVIKPDALKIISGQGMPSYRHHELGDLYVRLTVEFPNTIPVENIPLLEKALPPRNPMPKFNKKIHIDEVVLSEPNERHAKNAATGEDEEMDDEDDDGRPGVQCAQQ